TAcacctttttttattttttttattttttatttttaaccgTAGAGAGAGCCACAAATGTGAAGGCGATAAATGATGTAAACATGATTTGATCTCAAGTCTCGAATACCATTCTCTCAATACTTTACCAACCAAGGTAATTGACATTCATATTTACATCCTTCTTTGAAGCTCGTTATTATCTACTCCGACGCGGCTACGACTATACCTAAGAAACCACATTTCCCAAACCGGTGTATATCTATTAAACCACATTTCCCAAACCGGTCTATATCTATTGTTCATACGAAGTATCTAAACAATCCCATCTGTAATCGGTAGGGACTGTAACCTTATCTAAGAAAATCTAAATTTCAATCTCTTCCGTCAATTGCCCTTGATACCTACTTCAATCTCTTTTCCATCAATTTCTCTTGTATTCCGTAAGTTTTAACCCtctttattcaaatgaaactaTCAATATAATGAGTATATCCGGCAAAAATGATCCGACTCGTACCCAAAATATATGGCCAAACCTGGCCCGTATTAGAAATTTGATGGCCCGAACAAAATCTATGACAAATAATGTGTAATATCTCGTCGTTCTCGTTAATTCACTCCGTATATATGTTACATTGGGAGGCTAATATGGTAACTCCGTATCTCTAAGATATTACAATTTTAGCataatatatactccgtataatacgTATATATATTGTAACAATCTAATATAGCTAAAATGcctataataaatttattactCCATATCAGGTGATATTTGGTTGACATAACTATGGGAAGATGGTAGGATTGTTTGGTTGTAAAAAACATGAGAACTCATACTTCTTACAAAAATAGAGGAAATTGCTTACTTGATTACCTAGGGAAGGAAATTCCCATAAAAATGTATTGTCCAGGTTTAACCACACTTATCACCAGCTTATACATGAGAAAAATTTCTTCCTACGAAGTTCTACTTTCCAGTCCTCAGGATTAACCAAACGACACCTTTAATAGAACTGAATTTGACACGATCCAAAAGATTTCTTATATGGACATGATATATACCCAATTTCCCGGGCATTGACATCCAAATCGGACCCTATTTGAGCCGAATGACCCATCTGACACCACTACTGATGAAGTGATGAGTGATAGACTGATAAGGCTCTTAAAAAAATGACCCGATCCAATCGATTTTTAACAAACCCGAAGGGACCCGAAAGAAAATCACATATTCAATCCGCATAAGTATAATGGCCCCGTACAACTGCATTATCCGATTATACCAGACCCGTAACCAAACGATGACCCAATTGTAGGTAGGTAAGAGAGATTCCCACACACATACAAATTACAGACACAATGACACAATTCAATAAGAAGAGAATTAGACGAAAGAGAGACACGAATAATGAAGTTATGATCTGCAAAAAGGCTATTCGTAGTTGATTACATTTGTAACACAAAGTACATTAGATTTCAAAGAAGTTACCCCATTACAAGACCCCAACTAAGAACCACAACAGATCTAATCATCTGAACCAAAACAAAGAAATACCTGCAAATCAAATTTTCCCTTTTGTACATCAAAACACCTAAAAGGACAAACTTCTAGAGCATAAAAAACACTACAAAacttagaagaagaaaaaaaaagtcccATAAATAAAAGGTGAAGAATCAAGTTGAAACCCGACCCAGACCCACTAATAAGCCCGTAATTACCCACAATACTATTAGCATCCTCTAGATTCTATCATAACCTCCTCTGAAAAATTGAAggtaaaaaaaatagagaaccaaaaaaaaaaaaagataaaaacagtCAACGTTGCACCTTCCCCGATTATGAACAGCACACCAAACTGATCTCCATAATTTAAAACCCCATTTCCATGTCACTGCTCACTATTTCCTGAAATTTCAACCAAACATTCAACAAATTTTAGTTGAAAAGGATCTGAGAATTGAAACACTATTAAATCCGGACCCAGAAAGATTAAAGATTAAAAGTAGTTACCTGAGGAGATTTGGCACGATTAGGATCTTCAAGGGAGAAAGAAAACCTTTTAGCAGAATCATCGATTTTCTCAGGCTTTTTAGACCCAATGTGGGACTTTCTAAGACCCAGAAACCCTTTCCACCTATtcgaagaagatgaagatgatgaagatgatgacCCTTTTGGAGGCTTGAGAGAGAAGCTAACATCATCATCAGTAACAAGAAGCTCATCTCTCAAAGTCCTCTGCATCTGATTGTTGTCTTTGAAGGGTAAAAGCCTTCCCTTAGAGAAGAGTTCATCAGCAGTTGTAAGGATGTTGGAATTTGTAACAGAGAATTCGAAATCAGAGGAAGCAGGTGCTACTTCTGATCTTGCAAAAAGGTGTGAATTGTTGTTGTGGTGAGAGTGAGATTGATGAGAGTGAGATTCAACAAAGTCATTTGAGAAGGAGATTCTGGGGCTCATTGGAGGAGCCTGAGAATGAGAATGAGGAGAAAGAGAGTTGTTGTACATTTCTAAACATGCCATGAGATAGTGGAAAGAAAGAAATGGGTGCACAGAAACTGGAGAGTAAAAAGGGGGGAATACTAGTATCTAATTAACACCATTACCAAACAAAAATGTACCCAGTACCCCCCGTCCCTCTCACTTTTCTAATTAATACTCCACTGTATTGGATGGACCCAATCTTGGAGGACCGCCCAGTCAAGTGACATTTtcgtaaatataataaaattatacaatataaatattaaatatacaatttaatttaattattatattcaaagaaattaacaacaaaaatatttattatttgtacaattaggttgtttttttttttttttttgaaggaagaGACATTaacttatcgaaaatgaattcatttgaaCTAATTAAACCTGGTCGACTAGAATGAAACTTATTGAATTTGATCAGATCTGATCTTAGAGAGTAAAAGCTTATTGGACTTAGTTGAAATTTATTTACCTGATTGTAACGTATCTGAGTTTATTGGGCCTGATGCACATTTCGTTTTTAAGGTAGGGAGAATGCATCTTCAGTAATCTGATTGCatatatttttcaatttatttcatGGGAATATCACTTCATATACTCTCTCTGTTCTTGAATATTAGTCCATTTTCTTAATAgagttgttcttttttattagtctcttttaaaacatttcattatTTGTCTCACATTTATCCTCTTTATATCCTTATAAAAGCCCACTTGTTTACTCTCAAATAACTCGTATCCCCATTAAACCCCCAATTATCTCTCTCTACTACCTACCTGAGTTATATTCTATTGAAATTCATGTTACAATTGTACTTTTGTTGGATTAAATTGTCTTAGAATCCAAAATAGACTAACATTAaaaaaacagagggagtagtattttCGTCGACCAATTTCTCCCCCATCTAGTTCTAGTCACTCTATTACCCTCTTTAACCCACTATGAGACATAGTTTTATATACTATTCTGTATACCCACAAGGTATTGTGCGAAAATCAGTTTCCATTCTCTTTATGTTTGGATTTCTTTATTTCATCATAGGCTTTAAGGCTGGGCAAAGTAGgatcttttttttcttctttttcataATGGCGGTTTTTGTTTCAATGGATGATGTTTAACGTAGTTGTTAGAGCTATATTAGCATTTAAAAAGTTCTGCATAAAATAAGTACGAATAATGATATGTTCTCTTTAAATTTATTTCAGGAGCTTTGGATTTTCTCGAGCAATTATAATGTTTATAACCCTTTTTAAGCAAGGGAAATCATGCCATTGAGACAATGTGTTATTGTGAATTCTTCATATTAATTGTGGATTCGTGGTTAGAATTAGTTTCTAGGGCGATTAGGGGAAGTGTTGTCCCATACTCGCCTACTCAGTAGTCTGTATTagatggaattttttttttggattagaAGGTAAGATGAAAGACCCTAATGAGTTAATTACTCTTACAGGTCAGATCTATCAAAAAAAAGGGATGGCGGTAAGCTTTAAAGGGTTATGTACGTACGTTATCATTTTCAATAGTTTTGAATAGTCGAAAATAGGGCCACGTATATGTAAACTTTCTTTCAAGGTTAAATTAAACACGTTGTTACAATTTAGTGGTGGTAATTCATAAACTGTGTATGTACGTAAATGTGGTAATGTGGATGTTGTTAATTTTGGCAAGACATGAAGTTTTGCATTGAATGACTTGGTTTTTGCTTGTATTCGATATCACAATTCAAGATGCTCTGTTCCTCATTTGCTTCTTGTCCGGATTCAGGCTGGATGCTCAGTCTTTACTCTTTACTCTTTACTCTTTAGGAGCTGCCAAGTTGATGCCCACTCTCATCAATGCTTTCATTCTGACATCTGTATCAAAGAACCCACCCCAAAATTATCTATTTGTTTTCTTTGAAAACGATGAATAAAAACGCTATGCAAAACTAGATTCATCAATAATAATTCTACCGTACAATGGTCAATGGTTGTCATTTGTCAATGGAATAACTGATTGAATTGGTTTTGGTTGCATGTTCCCGGACAATGGTTGTCGATGGAGTACGGTTAGGATGAGTTTATCCCTAGTCTGGAGGGAGTCTGAAAGATAGTTTGAAGTCAGATTTATAGCAAGTCTGAAGTGGAGTTTGAAAATACAAGACTCCACCATTGT
This genomic stretch from Spinacia oleracea cultivar Varoflay chromosome 3, BTI_SOV_V1, whole genome shotgun sequence harbors:
- the LOC110798964 gene encoding uncharacterized protein; this encodes MACLEMYNNSLSPHSHSQAPPMSPRISFSNDFVESHSHQSHSHHNNNSHLFARSEVAPASSDFEFSVTNSNILTTADELFSKGRLLPFKDNNQMQRTLRDELLVTDDDVSFSLKPPKGSSSSSSSSSSNRWKGFLGLRKSHIGSKKPEKIDDSAKRFSFSLEDPNRAKSPQEIVSSDMEMGF